The Glycine max cultivar Williams 82 chromosome 17, Glycine_max_v4.0, whole genome shotgun sequence genome contains the following window.
GTACTATTAATTAATCTGAAacaattaattcattcagctcTTGGGATCACTCcctctttttaatttctatggTCAAAAGCAGTTACCATAGAATAGAAACTAATAGAAGAATATTTTCCCCCTTTCTTGTGAATGAAGGCAACAAACATACTAGGCGTGCCAGTGTAAAATCCCATGCTAGCAGCGTCATATAACTCATTTCATGCCTtaccctttttgtttttgacaCTGCCAGTTTTCTTCCAACATTTGCAGTCACTAGACTCATCCTTCCACACTTTCTTCTCTCCCATGCTCTTCTCCCAGTGAAAGGTTCTTCTACAATGTAACTCGTGCCTATATAATATAATCCAAACACgaaaatagttaattaattaagatccTCCATTCACCACTTCAATGTGTGGTTGTCTCTAATGATTGATATTTGACAACTAACATAAATGTACCAATGCATTGCACAATTAAACCTTAACCTCCCATATGGAACTAAATTAAAATGAGacaaaagaaagaggaaaaacaagATATTAACTTCAGTGAGGAACTCACTTTTCATTCTCCTCGTTTTCTGACTCAAACTCACAACATCAATTCGATTTCGACCCATCacaaattcatttatttcttgGCATTTGCCATACCACCTTGCCTGAGTTGAGGTAAATAGCCACGTGGAATTCATTTGCTAGTTAAAAAACCCTGCTGCATAGCATGGTATCTTGAACCCCTCTGTGTCAATGAACGCTAAACAATCCATCAAGCTCTCCTTGGTGAGCCCTTTCATGTCAAAAGCCTGTGATCTTCTCCACAAACTCTTTCCGTGAGGACGCGCCGCACCCGATAGGCACAGTGCTCTTGTGGCATCACTGATGGCACATTCTGAATCTCTAAGAAGCAAATAGCTCTGAGCTCTATTGCTATGAAGCACAATCCTCTCTTTTCTTAGTTTTAAAGGACACAAATTTAAAGCCTCTGAGTACTTCACCACAGCATTCTCAATCTCCCCAGCAAAAAAACTCTTACGTCCTTCCTTTTTCAGAACACATGATAAggcttctttttctctcaattctTGCACACTCAATAGTTTCTCTTTCTTCACTCTCTCCACCTTCAAATTCCACAACTCTTCCAACCTTCTTGTCCTTTCACTATACAAACTCACCTTGCAAATCTTGATTCTGTGGAAATAATGTAAGAGAACCTTCATGATTGCTTTTCCAATTACTTTGTGTTTCCCTTTGATGTCTCTTAGTTCAACCAAATCAGCAAGCACAGGAGCAACTTTGTCCATCACTTTATACCTTGTAACTGGGTCTATGAGAAGCTGCACAAGACTTTCAATAACCATGCGTTGCCTTTCATCTGAGGATCTTGAAACATTACACAAACTCTCTACCACTTCTTGCAAATTTGCTATGCTTTCTCTTCCCATTTGGGTGTGACAGAGTTTTCAAAAGTCCTCCACAAGGTGAAGATGGGTTTTTTAGTCCCCCCCCGCCCCCCCACATTCCACACAAGTCCTTCAAGAATTTCTTCTTGCATATTAACCTGAGAGATCTTTCTCTGCATGCAAAAGAATTAAGAAGATAGAGAGACCAACATTGAAGCTGGCTAGCCCATTCTTCTGCCTTTATGTTCTCCAATTCAAACCCTCCAAGCCCTCTTGTTAGAAGGTTCCTATGGTACTTCAATCTCTCTGACTTTTTCAGCCCAACAAACTCATCATATACCTTGTTTAGGCACGTGGAAGCTATGTTCATGGCTGCTTCTATGATTTCTACTTCATGCGCTTCAACAGATTCAAAAGTTGCTTCATGGCTAGCTATATGAGCCAGTGCTCTAAGTGCAACCCTTTGTTCAACCCAACTTATCTTACCCTTAAGAAGTTCAAGTAAAGGCTGAACCACTAAGCACTTAACAGCTCTTTTGGCAAACTTGGCTTTCTTTATGGTATAGGAACCAATGATATGTGCAACATAATAGGGTATGCATATGTTTTGGTGCCTAAGAAGCCAACTTCTATTAGTGACACCTTTGCTAATAAGTTTGGTCATGCATGTGAAGATGCCAAGGGAAGGGAATTCTGGGTCTTTTGGTTTAGTCATGGAGATTTTCCAAAGCCCACTTAAGACCAAGACATGTTCTTGGTCGTCTCTGAGAGGCATTTGTTTGAAGTATTTGGATATTTTGGCTCTTCTCGGAGAAGGGAGGGTTTCAGACAAGATGCAGAAGAAACAGGAACAGTTCAAATTGTGACTAGTCTTGCTGATTGAAATTTCTGGGATTCGGGATTTCATGGCTTACGGAAATGGATTTGAGATTGAAGTTTTGAATGGTTTTTGTCTTGTAGGAAACTCactaattatatttgataaaattgatgtCTTTCACTATTCAATGTATCTATGTCTTGTTACTCAATAATTAGGaaggatataattttttaatactatgtAGTGTATACACTGGCCGACGACCTACATTAAGGTTAGGTTGCACTCACTCAATTTTAAAAACTCACAAGTAAATTTTgtctttacaatttttttttgagtaAAATCTTGTATTTAGTATTCTACAC
Protein-coding sequences here:
- the LOC100816400 gene encoding uncharacterized protein, giving the protein MGRESIANLQEVVESLCNVSRSSDERQRMVIESLVQLLIDPVTRYKVMDKVAPVLADLVELRDIKGKHKVIGKAIMKVLLHYFHRIKICKVSLYSERTRRLEELWNLKVERVKKEKLLSVQELREKEALSCVLKKEGRKSFFAGEIENAVVKYSEALNLCPLKLRKERIVLHSNRAQSYLLLRDSECAISDATRALCLSGAARPHGKSLWRRSQAFDMKGLTKESLMDCLAFIDTEGFKIPCYAAGFFN